In Stutzerimonas stutzeri, the sequence TTCGGTCTGGGCACTGAGCTGCTGCATGCGCTCGTTGGCGTGCTGCAGCTCGACTCGTCCGGCTTCGCTGCTACGGCGTACTGCCTCGGCGGCTTCCAGGGTCTGCTGTGCGCGGGCGGCGCTGTCCTGCTCGGTCGCGGTCATCGCCTCGGCGCCGGAGGCGATTTCATCGATGGCCACCAGCTGCGACTGCAGCCGTGCGGCCAGTTGCTCGGCGCTGTAGGACACCTGCGCCGCCGACAGGGCGTTATGGCAGGTGTGGCGAGACAGGCTCTTGCTCAATGCCGCGGAGCTTTGCGCAGCGGCACTGTCCGTGGTCGGTGCCTTCGCTTCGGCGCGCCACGGCCCCAGCCAGGGCCACAGGCCGAGCAGCAGAACGGAGAGCACGGTCAGGTAGAAGGGTAATTCCATCCAGCCGTGAAACAGCAGCAGCCCGAACAGGGACACCGCATGCAACAGACAGGCCTTGGGGTGAGTGCGGAAGGCAGGGCGCATCGCTGGCCTCTTGTGTTCATCCGGTAAGGAAGCGTTTTACCACCCGTGCGGCCAATGAACAGGGTTCTTTGGTCGCACAGAGGCGGATATCCGGGTTAACGGCCAACACCCACCAACCTTAAGCCCACTCAGCGCCGGGGCGGCGCTTGTTCATTCGCGCGCAGCGTCTGGTGCCGTCAACGGCAAACCGAGCTGCACCCGTCGACGCAGCCAGGAGCTCGGGCGGTAACGCGGCTCGTGGCCATAGCACGCCTGCATGCCCTCGAGGATGCTCAGGATTCGCGCGGGGTTGTAATGCTCGGCGAACCCCAGCGGCCCTTTCGGGTAGCCGAGCGCAACGGTCACCGCGCGATCGAGCGTCTCGGGCGTGGCGATGCCCTTCTGGGCGATTTCGCAGCCGAGGTTGACGATGCTGGCAATGATGCGCTGGCTGACGAAACCCGGTGAGTCGTTGATCACCTCCACCGGCACGCCATCGGCACCCAGTGCCTGCCGCGCCTGCGCTTCGAGCGCCGGGTCCAGCGCCGGCTGGCGCATCAGCACCCGGCGCTTGTCGAGGTCGCTGAACAGATCCAGAGCAAGAGTACGTGCCGCCGGCAGTCCCAGGCGCTCGATGCAGTTGCTGGCGTCTTCGCCCAGCGGGGTAATCAAGCAGATCGCCCCGCTGGACGGTTCGCTGGCGTCTTCGAGCACCGCACCGGCTTGCCCCAGCACCGAGCCGATATGGCTGCGCAGCCCCGGCTCGAGGCTGTCGAGCCAGAAAGGCCGGTCGACCGTCACAGGCGAGAAGCGCGGCTCGGCGCTACGGATCTGTTGACCATTGTCATAGCGGTAGAAGCCCTCCCCGGTCTTGCGCCCGAGCAGCCCCGCGGCCACCCGTTGCGCCGCCAGATAGGAAGGCGTGTAGCGCGGGTCGTAGTAGAACTGGTCGTGCACCGACTCCATCACCGCATGGGAGATGTCCAGGCCGGTCAGGTCGAACAATTCGAACGGGCCCATACGAAAGCCGGGGCCGTCACGCAGGATGCGATCGATCTGCTCCGGCGTGGCGATGCCCTCGCTGAGAATGCGCTGTGCCTCGGTGCCATAGGCGCGGCCAGCGTGGTTGACCAGAAAACCGGGCGTGTCAGGGGTGATCGCCGGGAAGTGCCCGGCCTGCTCGGCCAGTTGCACCAGACGCTCGATGACCGACGGATCGGTACGCTCGCCACGTACCACCTCGACCAGCCTCATCAGCGTCACCGGATTGAAGAAGTGATACCCGGCGACCCGTTCGGGCCGCGCGCACGCACTGGCGATGCGCGTCACCGACAATGACGAGGTATTGGTCGCCAGCACCGCATCGTCGGCAATCAGCCCTTCCAGCTCGACGAACAGGCGCTGCTTGGCCTCGAGGTTCTCGACGATGGCCTCGATCAGCAAGTCGCAGCCGGCCAGCTCGGCCAACTGGTGAGCCGGTTGCATTCTGGCCAGGATCGAGGGCAGTTCATCGGCAGCCAGCCGGCCCTTGGCGACACTGCGCTCAAGCAGCTCGCGGTTGAACTGCAGCGCCTGGTCGATGGCCTCGGGACGAGCGTCGTACAGCCAGACCTGCTGACCAGCGCTGGCGAACAATTGCGCGATGCCGCGCCCCATGGCGCCGGCGCCGATGATGCCGATACGGGAAAACATGCGAACCTCCTCGATGCGTCGTGCTGCGACTGTTCGTGACCTACCATGTTTCGCTGTGCGAAATAACATTCCGCCTTTATTGACCGAGAGCCTAAAGACTGCCAGTCTCCTTAGCAAGCCACCCGCAACCGAACGCCACGCTCATGTCCGACTACTCTCCCGCCCAGCTGCAGCAGGTCCACGCTTCGGTGACCGGCTTCTTCCTGGACGTCGGCTGCGAGCTGCTGGCCTACGGACCCGAGCAGGTCACCCTCGCCCTCGATCTGCTGCCGCGGCATCTGAACAACGCCAGCAACATGCACGGAGGCGTCATGGCCACGTTGATGGATGTCGCCATGGGCCTGAGCGGCACCTGGGAACCGGACCCTGCCGAGCGTCGCGTTGCGATGACGCTGTCGATGAACATCAATTTCAGCCAGCCTGCCGTTGCCGGCAGCCGCATCAGGGCGCTGGCGCGCTGCCGCTCCGCCGGTCACAAGGTATTCATGGCCAGTTGTGATCTGCTGGACGAACAGGACCGGCTGATCGCCTTCGGCGAAGGGGTATTCAAGCGCGGCGCACGCCGGCGCGAGTTACCCGCTTAGATGACCGCGCTACTGCCGCTGGCGCTGCTGTTCGAACTGCTGGCGTTGCTGACCCGGCTACAGGCCTTGAGCGTCGCCAGCGGTGCGCTGCTGGTGCTGTTCTTCGTCTGGCACTGGCGCTCGCTGATGCCCTACCCGCGGCGGTTGGGAATGGTGACCCTGCTGGTTCTCGGCTACTGGCTGCTGTCTGGCGCGGCCAACTGGGAACAGACGGCACGCGTACTGGCGTCGGCGGCCTACTACGGCGCCTTCATCGGCGCGCTGGGCCTGATGCATTGCCTGGTCCGCCGCCTCGAACAACTGAGCGAACTGCACCGGGTGCTGCTGGCCGGACCGCGCGCATGGCTCTACCCCGGATACCTGATGAGCACCTTCGCGATCAGTTCGGTGCTCAGTTTCGGCATGCTCAACCTCATCTGCGGATCGCTGGAAAATCATCTCGAGCGGCGGCCCTACAGCGACACCCAGTGCCGCGAGGGCCGACGCGGCGTGATGGTGACCGCACTGCGGGGTTTTGCGCTGGTGCCGCTGCTGGCACCCACCAGCGTCGCCGTGGCGATCCTGACCCGTGAATTGCCTGGCCTGAGTTGGGCCGCGCTGCTGCCGTTCGGGCTGCTCGGCGGTGCGATTCTGTTGCTGTTCGGCTGGCCGACCGAGAACCGGCGCTTACAGCAGCTGATCGATCGCTCGCACAGCGCCGCGGTGGACGCGCCAGGCACGTCCCTGGGCAAGCTGCGCGGATTGCTGATGGGCAGCCTGATCGGCGTTCTGCTGATCGCGCTGTTGGCGACACTGACCTGGCTGTCGGCAACCCAGGCCGCCATGCTGCTGGTGCCGAGTGCGGTGATCGCCATCCTGCTCTGGCAGGGAACGGCGCCCGGGCAGGTGTTCAGTGAAGTACGCGACACCTTGGTCGGTATGCGCAACGAGACCTTCATTTTTGCCAGCTCGGCGCTGCTGGCCGGACTGGTCGCCGCCGTACTGCCGGTGCATCACCTGGCCGAGCAATTCGGCGATACGCCGCTGGCGCTGTTCGCGCTGGGCACCGCGGGCGCCCTGGCGGTCATCGCGCTGGCGCTGCTCGGTGTCGCCCCGCTGATCTCGCTGAACCTCTGCACCGCGCTGCTGGCGCAACTGGCGAGCCAGGGGCTGGCCGTGATGCAACCGGCCGTGGCGCTGCTGTTCGGCTTTTCGCTGGCCATGCTGCTTTCGCCCTATGGTCCTTCTGCTCTGCTGCTGGCGCGCCACGCCCGGCTGTCGCCCTGGCGCATCGCGGTGGGCTGGAATGGTCGCTTCGTGCTCAGCGTGTTGCTGCCGCTGTTGCTGATACCGCTGCTGGCATGAGCGGCAGCAGCTAGATCCAGCCGTGCTCGGCCATCGACAGCGGTTCGCCATCCCCGACGATGAAATGATCGAGCACCCGCACATCGATCAACGCCAGCGCATCGGTGAGTCGGCGCGTGAGCTGCCGGTCAGCCTGGCTGGGTTCGGCGACGCCGGAAGGGTGGTTATGGGTGAGAATCACCGCTGCGGCGTTCTGCGCCAGGGCTCGCTTGACCACCTGCCGCGGGTAGACGCTGGCGCCGTCAATGGTGCCGTGGAACAGCACCTCGAAGGTCAGGACACGGTGCTTGGCGTCGAGAAACAGGCAGGCGA encodes:
- a CDS encoding PaaI family thioesterase — encoded protein: MSDYSPAQLQQVHASVTGFFLDVGCELLAYGPEQVTLALDLLPRHLNNASNMHGGVMATLMDVAMGLSGTWEPDPAERRVAMTLSMNINFSQPAVAGSRIRALARCRSAGHKVFMASCDLLDEQDRLIAFGEGVFKRGARRRELPA
- a CDS encoding 3-hydroxyacyl-CoA dehydrogenase, whose product is MFSRIGIIGAGAMGRGIAQLFASAGQQVWLYDARPEAIDQALQFNRELLERSVAKGRLAADELPSILARMQPAHQLAELAGCDLLIEAIVENLEAKQRLFVELEGLIADDAVLATNTSSLSVTRIASACARPERVAGYHFFNPVTLMRLVEVVRGERTDPSVIERLVQLAEQAGHFPAITPDTPGFLVNHAGRAYGTEAQRILSEGIATPEQIDRILRDGPGFRMGPFELFDLTGLDISHAVMESVHDQFYYDPRYTPSYLAAQRVAAGLLGRKTGEGFYRYDNGQQIRSAEPRFSPVTVDRPFWLDSLEPGLRSHIGSVLGQAGAVLEDASEPSSGAICLITPLGEDASNCIERLGLPAARTLALDLFSDLDKRRVLMRQPALDPALEAQARQALGADGVPVEVINDSPGFVSQRIIASIVNLGCEIAQKGIATPETLDRAVTVALGYPKGPLGFAEHYNPARILSILEGMQACYGHEPRYRPSSWLRRRVQLGLPLTAPDAARE